One genomic segment of Pyruvatibacter mobilis includes these proteins:
- a CDS encoding c-type cytochrome, which yields MDSFEFNKIAGAVLASLLVLLGIGMFLAPTLYHAAEPEQQAYVVEGVEVEGEGAAAEAPAEQSIEELIQLATIERGQKVARRCVACHTFEQGGENKVGPNLYGTMGASKGHSDSFSYSAALLAKGGEWTWDNMNAFLLKPSDYIPGTAMSFAGLGKAEDRAAVMVYLASLRGTPYPKPEVAAAPAGEAPAEEAAAPADATDAAADAPAADDAGTADGDDMPGRNN from the coding sequence ATGGACAGCTTTGAATTCAACAAGATCGCAGGCGCCGTTCTGGCATCGCTCCTGGTGCTGCTCGGCATCGGCATGTTCCTGGCCCCGACCCTCTATCACGCAGCGGAGCCTGAACAGCAGGCCTATGTGGTCGAGGGTGTGGAAGTCGAGGGTGAAGGCGCGGCCGCCGAGGCCCCTGCCGAACAGTCCATCGAGGAGCTGATCCAGCTCGCCACCATTGAGCGCGGCCAGAAGGTGGCCCGCCGCTGCGTGGCCTGCCATACCTTCGAGCAGGGCGGCGAAAACAAGGTCGGCCCGAACCTCTATGGCACCATGGGTGCTTCCAAGGGGCACAGCGACAGCTTCTCTTATTCCGCAGCCCTCCTTGCAAAGGGCGGTGAGTGGACCTGGGATAACATGAACGCCTTCCTGCTGAAGCCGTCTGACTACATTCCGGGCACCGCCATGTCCTTCGCCGGTCTCGGCAAGGCCGAGGACCGCGCTGCGGTGATGGTCTATCTCGCCTCCCTGCGCGGCACGCCGTACCCGAAGCCCGAAGTGGCTGCAGCCCCGGCCGGTGAGGCCCCGGCTGAAGAGGCCGCCGCACCGGCGGATGCCACGGATGCTGCTGCTGACGCACCGGCTGCCGATGATGCAGGCACCGCTGATGGCGACGACATGCCGGGCCGCAACAACTGA
- a CDS encoding NlpC/P60 family protein produces the protein MPTPSFLDTRLNAVRPDLADRALEGRVEAPRFVEGTPAHVTVPVTALRRRPAADAPRDTELLLGETVTVFDRAEGFAWVQARRDGYVGYVAARDIAEGAPAPTHAVSAVRSFIYRAADIKSPVTGWVSLNSPVVISGTEDRFSRLAGGGYMVSQHLRGVADREDDFVAVAEGFLETPYLWGGRSSLGLDCSGLVQNALHAAGFACPRDTDMQEAALGETLPDGAPFARGDLVFWKGHVGIMLDGDTLLHANATYMKIVAEPVAPAIARIAETDGPVTSVRRMPGLRAP, from the coding sequence ATGCCCACCCCATCATTTCTCGATACGCGCCTCAATGCGGTGCGGCCGGATCTTGCCGACCGCGCTCTTGAAGGCCGCGTTGAGGCACCCCGCTTCGTGGAAGGTACACCGGCGCATGTGACAGTGCCCGTCACGGCCCTGCGCCGCCGGCCCGCTGCCGATGCCCCCCGGGACACCGAACTGCTGCTGGGGGAAACGGTGACAGTTTTTGACCGGGCCGAAGGTTTTGCCTGGGTGCAAGCCCGGCGTGACGGCTATGTCGGTTATGTCGCGGCGCGTGACATCGCCGAGGGTGCACCTGCGCCTACCCATGCGGTTTCTGCCGTCCGCAGCTTCATCTACCGGGCCGCGGACATCAAATCACCGGTGACAGGCTGGGTTTCCCTCAACAGCCCGGTGGTGATTTCCGGGACGGAAGACCGGTTCAGCCGTCTTGCCGGGGGCGGCTACATGGTGAGCCAGCATTTGCGCGGGGTAGCCGACAGGGAAGATGACTTCGTGGCCGTGGCGGAAGGGTTTCTGGAGACACCCTATCTGTGGGGCGGCCGGTCGAGCCTCGGCCTTGATTGCTCAGGCCTTGTCCAGAATGCGCTTCATGCGGCGGGCTTTGCCTGCCCGCGTGACACCGACATGCAGGAAGCAGCCTTGGGCGAAACCCTGCCGGACGGCGCGCCCTTTGCGCGCGGGGATCTTGTGTTCTGGAAAGGTCATGTGGGGATCATGCTGGATGGCGACACGCTGCTTCACGCAAACGCCACCTACATGAAGATTGTTGCAGAACCCGTGGCACCCGCCATTGCCCGCATCGCGGAGACGGACGGGCCGGTCACATCCGTGCGCCGGATGCCGGGCCTGCGGGCACCCTAG
- a CDS encoding extracellular solute-binding protein, with translation MRRPLAALSLVASLGVALPLAAVPQAHAQETVTTNGLSLIGEPKYAPDFTHFDYVNPDAPKGGRLRQALYGTFDSLNPFVVKGKPGPVTLVYDTLMADSMDEPSAEYGLVAKSVTYPEDFGWVEFELHDIARWHDGKPVTAADVIFSFEALTTNHPHYAGYYANVTKAEALSDHKVRFTFDQTGNRELPLIMGQLPVLPAHYWDGSDGRDITQTTLEPPLGSGPYRITDVTPGRKVVFERVADYWGRDLPVNRGKNNFDLMVYEFFLDNTAMLEAFKGDRYDVRVENSAKSWATEYDFPAVKDGRVVLQTFTSKVPSPMQAFVFNTRREKFADSRVRQAFNLAFDFEWMNKNIFFDQYTRTDSFFEGSELEATGLPSPKELELLEPLRGQVPEEVFTQDFENPTNPDTRAVRANLRKAAGLLREAGWVVTDGKLVNGTSGEAMTVEFLLQSPSFERVVLPFKQSLERLGIEASVRTVDTSQYQAREETFDFDIIVDSFSQSLSPGNEQRDFWGSEGADKEGARNTIGIKDPAVDALIEKIIFAPDRETLVAASRALDRVLLWNHYVIPQWWSPLRSARWNRFGLPDTLPDYAPLGGFPTVWWYDDTASAASSGSSQ, from the coding sequence GTGCGCCGACCTCTGGCAGCCCTGTCCTTGGTTGCGTCATTGGGCGTGGCGTTGCCGCTGGCCGCCGTGCCCCAGGCCCACGCGCAGGAGACGGTGACGACCAACGGCCTGTCGTTGATCGGTGAGCCCAAATACGCCCCCGACTTCACCCATTTCGACTATGTGAACCCCGATGCGCCGAAGGGAGGCCGCCTGCGCCAGGCGCTCTATGGCACCTTTGACAGCCTCAACCCCTTCGTCGTGAAGGGGAAGCCTGGCCCGGTCACTCTCGTCTACGACACGCTGATGGCGGATTCGATGGACGAGCCGAGCGCCGAATACGGCCTGGTGGCGAAGTCTGTGACCTATCCGGAGGATTTCGGCTGGGTCGAATTTGAACTCCACGACATTGCGCGCTGGCATGACGGAAAGCCGGTGACCGCAGCGGACGTGATTTTCTCTTTCGAGGCGCTCACCACCAACCATCCGCATTATGCCGGCTACTATGCCAACGTCACCAAGGCGGAAGCGCTGTCGGACCACAAGGTGCGTTTCACCTTCGACCAGACCGGCAACCGGGAACTGCCTCTGATCATGGGCCAACTCCCCGTGCTGCCCGCCCATTACTGGGACGGGTCTGACGGGCGCGACATCACCCAGACAACGCTTGAGCCGCCGCTTGGCTCCGGCCCCTACCGCATCACGGATGTGACCCCGGGCCGCAAGGTCGTGTTCGAGCGGGTGGCGGATTATTGGGGCCGCGACCTGCCGGTCAATCGCGGCAAGAACAATTTCGACCTCATGGTCTACGAGTTCTTCCTCGACAACACCGCCATGCTGGAAGCCTTCAAGGGAGACCGATACGACGTGCGGGTGGAGAACAGTGCCAAGTCATGGGCCACGGAGTATGACTTCCCGGCGGTGAAGGATGGCCGCGTGGTGCTGCAGACCTTCACCAGCAAGGTACCGTCGCCCATGCAGGCTTTCGTGTTCAACACTCGCCGCGAGAAATTCGCCGACAGCCGCGTGCGCCAGGCCTTCAATCTGGCCTTCGATTTCGAGTGGATGAACAAGAACATCTTCTTTGATCAGTACACGCGCACGGATTCCTTCTTCGAAGGCTCCGAACTCGAGGCCACGGGCCTGCCAAGTCCGAAGGAGCTCGAGTTGCTCGAACCCCTGCGCGGTCAGGTGCCCGAGGAAGTATTCACCCAGGATTTCGAGAACCCCACCAACCCGGACACCCGCGCCGTCCGCGCCAATCTACGCAAGGCAGCCGGGCTGCTGAGGGAAGCCGGCTGGGTTGTGACGGACGGCAAGCTGGTCAACGGCACCAGCGGCGAAGCAATGACCGTCGAGTTCCTGCTGCAGTCGCCCTCTTTCGAGCGGGTGGTTCTGCCCTTCAAGCAGAGCCTGGAGCGGCTGGGGATCGAGGCATCCGTTCGGACGGTGGATACGTCGCAATACCAGGCGCGCGAGGAGACCTTCGACTTTGACATCATCGTCGACAGTTTCAGCCAGTCCCTGTCGCCGGGCAACGAGCAGCGGGATTTCTGGGGCTCGGAAGGAGCCGACAAAGAAGGCGCCCGCAACACGATCGGCATCAAGGACCCGGCGGTGGATGCGCTGATCGAGAAGATTATCTTCGCACCAGACCGTGAGACGCTGGTGGCTGCCTCCCGCGCGCTTGACCGGGTGCTGCTGTGGAACCACTACGTGATCCCGCAATGGTGGAGCCCCCTGCGCTCGGCCCGCTGGAACCGCTTCGGCCTGCCCGACACCTTGCCGGACTACGCCCCGCTGGGCGGCTTCCCCACCGTGTGGTGGTATGACGACACAGCGTCCGCGGCTAGCAGCGGGAGCAGCCAGTGA
- a CDS encoding ABC transporter permease yields MLTALMQKTALGRVNWEATWIGRFNKARTSPINQRRWRNFKANKRGYWAMWVFFTLFVVSLFAEFIANDKPLLVTFEGGIYMPVFTAYPETEFGGDFATEADYRDPFVQELIKDKGGIIIWPLIRYSYDTINLDLPVPAPAPPSAENWLGTDDQGRDVVARVIYGFRISVLFGLILTVFSSIVGVAAGAVQGYFGGWTDLIFQRLIEIWTSIPALYLIIIIAAVIEPTFWILLGTLLLFSWVALVGVVRAEFLRGRNLEYVSAAKALGLRNITIMFKHVLPNAMVATLTFLPFILNSSITTLTALDFLGFGLPPGSPSLGELLAQGKNNLQAPWLGFTGFIVIATMLSLLVFVGEAVRDAFDPRKTLR; encoded by the coding sequence ATGCTCACCGCCCTGATGCAGAAAACAGCGCTCGGCCGCGTGAACTGGGAAGCGACATGGATCGGCCGCTTCAACAAGGCGCGCACCTCGCCCATCAACCAGCGGCGCTGGCGCAACTTCAAGGCCAACAAGCGCGGCTACTGGGCCATGTGGGTGTTTTTCACCCTGTTTGTCGTAAGCCTGTTCGCCGAGTTCATCGCCAACGACAAGCCGCTGCTCGTCACCTTTGAGGGCGGCATCTACATGCCCGTCTTCACCGCCTATCCGGAGACCGAGTTCGGCGGCGACTTCGCGACCGAAGCGGATTACCGCGATCCCTTCGTGCAGGAGCTGATCAAGGACAAGGGCGGCATCATCATCTGGCCGCTGATCCGCTACAGCTACGACACCATCAACCTGGACCTGCCGGTGCCCGCGCCCGCGCCCCCAAGCGCCGAAAACTGGCTGGGGACGGATGACCAGGGCCGTGACGTGGTGGCGCGGGTGATCTACGGCTTCCGCATCTCGGTCCTGTTCGGGCTCATCCTCACGGTGTTCTCGTCCATCGTCGGCGTGGCGGCGGGTGCGGTGCAGGGCTATTTCGGCGGCTGGACTGATCTCATCTTCCAGCGGCTGATCGAGATATGGACGTCGATCCCGGCGCTCTACCTGATCATCATCATTGCCGCCGTCATCGAGCCCACCTTCTGGATCCTGCTCGGCACATTGCTGCTGTTCTCCTGGGTGGCACTCGTGGGCGTCGTGCGCGCGGAGTTCCTGCGCGGCCGCAATCTCGAATATGTAAGCGCTGCCAAGGCGCTGGGCCTGCGCAACATCACCATCATGTTCAAGCACGTGCTGCCCAATGCCATGGTGGCCACGCTTACCTTCCTGCCCTTCATCCTCAATTCGTCCATCACCACCCTGACGGCGCTGGACTTCCTGGGCTTCGGCCTGCCGCCCGGCTCACCCTCCCTCGGTGAATTGCTGGCGCAGGGCAAGAACAACCTCCAGGCGCCGTGGCTGGGCTTCACCGGCTTCATCGTCATTGCCACCATGCTGAGCCTGCTGGTGTTCGTCGGCGAGGCGGTGCGGGATGCCTTCGACCCGAGAAAGACGCTGCGATGA
- a CDS encoding 3-deoxy-manno-octulosonate cytidylyltransferase yields the protein MTAVSATFSRTDAPADLKPLLVIPARMAATRLPGKPLLDIAGKPMIVRVWEIARDWAASVPGARVLVAAGDREIVDAVTAASGDAVLTDPDLPSGTDRCWAAARTADPEGNHQVIVNLQGDQPVFDADILSAVLAPLSEPAVDIATLASVIIDAQERDNPNVVKLVPSFAAPDAQIGRALYFTRATAPTGDGPLYHHVGIYAFRRNALERFVSLPPSALEIREKLEQLRALEDGMRMDAAIVPQGTRIGVDSPEDLERARAYFAHQSA from the coding sequence ATGACCGCTGTTTCCGCCACATTCTCCCGCACCGACGCGCCTGCTGATCTGAAGCCCCTCCTGGTCATTCCAGCCCGCATGGCCGCCACGCGCCTGCCCGGCAAGCCGCTGCTGGATATCGCCGGCAAGCCGATGATCGTACGGGTCTGGGAGATTGCGCGGGACTGGGCGGCAAGCGTCCCCGGCGCCCGGGTGCTTGTCGCCGCCGGTGATAGGGAGATCGTCGACGCGGTAACCGCTGCCAGCGGGGACGCCGTGCTGACGGACCCGGACCTGCCTTCCGGTACGGATCGGTGCTGGGCTGCAGCGCGCACAGCGGACCCCGAGGGCAATCACCAGGTCATCGTAAACCTGCAGGGCGACCAGCCGGTGTTTGATGCGGACATCCTGTCGGCTGTGCTTGCGCCCTTGTCCGAGCCTGCCGTCGACATCGCGACGCTGGCCTCGGTCATCATCGACGCGCAGGAGCGCGATAACCCGAACGTCGTGAAACTGGTGCCGAGCTTTGCCGCGCCGGACGCACAGATCGGCCGGGCGCTCTACTTCACCCGCGCCACCGCGCCGACGGGCGACGGGCCGCTTTATCACCATGTGGGCATCTACGCGTTCCGCCGTAACGCGCTTGAACGCTTCGTCTCGCTGCCGCCATCGGCGCTGGAGATACGCGAGAAGCTGGAACAGCTGCGGGCGCTGGAGGACGGCATGCGTATGGATGCAGCCATCGTGCCACAGGGCACGCGGATCGGCGTGGACAGCCCCGAAGACCTCGAGCGCGCCCGCGCCTATTTTGCCCACCAATCGGCATGA
- a CDS encoding prephenate dehydratase gives MSADNIIVYQGEPGANSQIACQQVFPGMEPRACATFEEAFAAISEGDARLGMIPIENSLAGRVADIHHLLPESGLYIIGEHFLRIRFALMAPKGAKLDGIKVAQSHIMALGQCRKTLHGLGIKAEAAADTAGSARQVAERGDLTRAALAAPEAAEIYGLDILKTEMEDASHNTTRFLIMANEPDDATPEEEPVITSFVFRVRNVPAALYKAMGGFATNGVNMTKLESYQVAGSFNATQFYADIEGHPDRRNVRLALEELQFFCSELKILGIYPASPYRAKIEKELAAPTAD, from the coding sequence ATGAGCGCAGACAACATCATCGTCTATCAGGGCGAACCCGGCGCCAACTCCCAGATCGCCTGCCAGCAGGTGTTTCCGGGCATGGAACCCCGTGCCTGCGCCACCTTCGAAGAGGCATTTGCCGCCATCAGTGAGGGCGATGCCCGGCTGGGCATGATCCCGATCGAGAATTCGCTGGCCGGCCGCGTGGCGGATATCCATCACCTGCTGCCCGAATCAGGCCTTTACATCATCGGGGAGCATTTCCTGCGCATCCGCTTCGCGCTCATGGCTCCCAAGGGCGCCAAGCTTGACGGCATCAAAGTCGCCCAAAGCCACATCATGGCGCTGGGCCAGTGCCGCAAGACGCTGCACGGGCTCGGCATCAAGGCTGAAGCGGCGGCGGACACAGCGGGTTCTGCTCGCCAGGTGGCCGAGCGGGGCGACCTCACGCGGGCTGCCCTGGCGGCGCCGGAAGCTGCCGAGATCTATGGCCTGGATATTCTCAAGACAGAGATGGAGGATGCGAGCCACAACACCACCCGCTTCCTCATCATGGCCAACGAGCCAGACGACGCGACCCCGGAAGAAGAGCCAGTAATCACAAGTTTCGTCTTCCGTGTGCGGAACGTTCCGGCCGCGCTCTACAAGGCCATGGGCGGCTTTGCCACCAATGGCGTCAACATGACCAAGCTCGAGAGCTACCAGGTGGCGGGCTCGTTCAATGCCACGCAGTTCTATGCCGACATCGAAGGCCACCCGGACCGGCGCAATGTGCGGCTGGCGCTGGAGGAACTGCAGTTCTTCTGCAGTGAACTCAAGATCCTCGGCATCTACCCGGCCAGCCCGTATCGGGCCAAGATCGAAAAGGAACTGGCCGCGCCAACTGCGGATTGA
- a CDS encoding ABC transporter ATP-binding protein: MSQDTSRRGDKLVDVEDLSVAFTQDGSQTLAVDRVSFHISEGETLALVGESGSGKSVSALSLMQLLPYPAASHPSGTIRYRGKNVVGADERTLMGIRGNEISMIFQEPMTSLNPLHTIERQVGEVLAVHRGLRAEAARKRVLELLNKVGLQNAEKRLGAYPHELSGGQRQRVMIAMALANEPRLLIADEPTTALDVTVQAQILKLLKGLQKEMGMAMLLITHDLGIVRKMADRVCVMKHGHIVETGETQRLFADPQHDYTRHLLSSEPKGKPLAARPDAPEIMKTDDLKVWFPIKKGVLKRTVDHVKAVDGISLSVRRGHTVGVVGESGSGKTTLGLGLLRLIESDGPIVFMGQHIEDESWSKLRARRADMQIVFQDPFGSLSPRLSVAQIVEEGLLVHGSGLGYDARRQRVAEALTEVGLDPATMDRYPHEFSGGQRQRIAIARAMALKPDFVVLDEPTSALDMSVQAQIVDLLRDLQQRHDLAYLFISHDLKVVRALADEVIVMRNGKVVEQGAADQIFDHPQTEYTKALMAAAFDLEAAPEGVVAS, from the coding sequence ATGAGCCAGGACACGTCCCGCAGGGGCGACAAGCTGGTCGACGTCGAAGACCTCTCGGTCGCCTTCACCCAGGACGGCAGCCAGACGCTCGCCGTGGACAGAGTGTCGTTCCACATCAGCGAAGGCGAGACGCTGGCGCTGGTGGGGGAATCCGGATCAGGCAAATCCGTCTCCGCCCTGTCACTGATGCAGCTCCTGCCCTATCCGGCAGCATCGCATCCGTCGGGCACCATCCGCTATCGCGGCAAGAATGTCGTGGGCGCGGATGAACGCACGTTGATGGGCATTCGCGGCAACGAGATCTCGATGATCTTCCAGGAGCCGATGACATCGCTCAATCCGCTGCACACCATCGAGCGGCAGGTGGGCGAAGTGCTGGCTGTCCATCGGGGCCTCCGCGCCGAAGCCGCCCGTAAGCGGGTGCTGGAACTGCTCAACAAGGTCGGCCTCCAGAACGCCGAGAAGCGCCTTGGTGCCTACCCGCACGAATTGTCCGGCGGCCAGCGCCAGCGCGTGATGATCGCCATGGCGCTCGCCAACGAGCCGCGCCTGCTCATCGCCGATGAACCGACCACGGCCCTGGACGTGACCGTGCAGGCGCAGATCCTGAAACTGCTCAAGGGGCTCCAGAAGGAGATGGGCATGGCCATGCTGCTCATCACCCATGACCTCGGTATCGTCCGCAAGATGGCCGACCGGGTTTGCGTCATGAAGCATGGCCATATCGTCGAGACCGGCGAGACGCAACGCCTGTTTGCGGACCCGCAGCATGACTACACCCGCCACCTCCTGAGCAGCGAACCCAAGGGCAAGCCGCTGGCAGCCCGGCCGGATGCGCCGGAGATCATGAAGACCGACGATCTCAAGGTATGGTTCCCGATCAAGAAGGGGGTGCTGAAACGCACCGTGGACCACGTGAAGGCGGTGGATGGTATCTCGCTGTCAGTGAGGCGCGGGCACACGGTCGGCGTGGTGGGTGAATCCGGGTCCGGCAAGACGACTCTGGGGCTTGGCCTGCTGCGGCTGATCGAAAGCGACGGACCCATCGTCTTCATGGGTCAGCACATCGAGGATGAAAGCTGGTCGAAGCTGCGGGCCCGCCGCGCGGACATGCAGATCGTCTTCCAGGACCCGTTCGGTTCCCTCAGCCCGCGCCTGTCGGTGGCGCAAATCGTGGAAGAAGGGCTGCTGGTGCATGGCTCGGGCCTCGGCTATGACGCCCGCCGCCAGCGCGTGGCTGAAGCACTGACGGAAGTGGGGCTCGATCCCGCCACCATGGACCGGTATCCGCATGAATTCTCCGGTGGCCAGCGCCAGCGCATCGCCATTGCTCGCGCCATGGCGCTGAAGCCGGATTTCGTGGTGCTGGACGAGCCGACAAGCGCGCTGGACATGTCCGTGCAGGCGCAGATCGTTGATCTACTGCGCGACCTGCAGCAGCGCCACGACCTGGCCTATCTGTTTATCAGCCACGACCTGAAAGTCGTGCGCGCCCTCGCTGACGAAGTCATCGTCATGCGCAATGGCAAGGTTGTGGAACAAGGTGCGGCGGACCAGATCTTTGATCATCCGCAGACGGAGTATACAAAGGCCCTGATGGCCGCAGCCTTCGATCTTGAAGCTGCACCTGAAGGCGTGGTGGCGAGCTAG
- a CDS encoding microcin C ABC transporter permease YejB — MAAYIIRRLLLMIPTILGILLVAFAIVQFAPGGPIERIIAQLQGNDVSATSRIGGSPGGDLGAGAQSAGGDTGGTAKYRGAQGLDPEFIAELERQFGFDKPVHVRFADMVWNYIRFDFGESYFRDVKVIDLIAEKLPVSITLGLWTMLIAYTISIPLGVMKAVRDGTPFDVWTSAVIIVGYAIPGFLFAVLLIVLFAGGSYFDLFPLRGLTSDNWDELSFFGKVGDYLWHIILPVMSLVISAFATTTLLTKNSFLDEIRKHYVVTARAKGLGERQVLYGHVFRNAMLIVIAGFPGAFIGAFFTGSLLIETVFSLDGLGLLGFESIVNRDYAVVFATLYIFGLIGLIVTLLSDITYTLVDPRIDFEAR; from the coding sequence ATGGCCGCCTATATCATCAGACGCCTGCTGCTAATGATACCGACCATTCTCGGTATCCTGCTGGTGGCATTCGCCATCGTCCAATTCGCCCCCGGCGGGCCGATCGAGCGCATCATCGCCCAGTTGCAGGGCAATGACGTATCCGCCACGTCACGCATCGGCGGCTCTCCCGGCGGGGACCTGGGGGCAGGGGCGCAATCAGCCGGCGGCGACACCGGCGGTACGGCCAAGTATCGCGGCGCGCAGGGGCTTGATCCTGAATTCATCGCCGAACTCGAACGCCAGTTCGGCTTCGACAAGCCCGTCCATGTGCGCTTTGCCGACATGGTGTGGAACTACATCCGCTTTGATTTCGGCGAGAGCTATTTCCGCGACGTGAAGGTGATCGATCTGATCGCCGAGAAACTCCCGGTGTCAATCACGCTCGGCCTGTGGACCATGCTTATCGCCTACACGATCTCCATTCCCCTCGGGGTGATGAAGGCAGTGCGTGACGGCACGCCGTTCGATGTGTGGACATCGGCTGTCATCATCGTCGGCTATGCCATCCCGGGCTTCCTGTTTGCGGTGCTTCTGATCGTGCTGTTTGCCGGCGGCAGTTATTTCGACCTCTTCCCCCTGCGTGGGCTGACCTCCGATAATTGGGACGAGCTTTCCTTCTTCGGCAAGGTGGGTGACTACCTCTGGCACATCATCCTGCCGGTGATGTCGCTGGTGATTTCAGCTTTCGCCACCACGACACTGCTGACAAAGAATTCCTTCCTCGACGAGATCCGCAAGCATTACGTGGTCACTGCCCGGGCCAAGGGCCTCGGCGAGCGGCAGGTGCTGTATGGGCACGTCTTCCGCAACGCCATGCTCATCGTCATCGCGGGCTTCCCCGGTGCCTTCATTGGTGCGTTCTTCACGGGCTCGCTACTGATCGAGACGGTGTTCTCCCTCGACGGGCTCGGGCTCTTGGGCTTTGAATCCATCGTCAACCGCGATTACGCGGTGGTGTTCGCGACGCTCTACATCTTCGGCCTCATCGGCCTCATCGTGACGCTGCTGTCGGACATCACCTACACGCTGGTCGATCCGCGCATCGATTTCGAGGCGAGGTAG
- a CDS encoding extracellular solute-binding protein — protein sequence MRARLAALAATIALAFTGPAQAESLAPNGGEWRHGMSIFGDLKYDAGFPHFDYADPAAPKGGELRLIPSEAYLNQGFLTFDTLNIFVLKGSGAHGMRLTFDTLMTRAWDEPDAMYGLAAEAAAIAPDRMSVAFRLRDGARFHDGSPVMVDDVVFTFDLLKEKGHPLLTTAIRDVVSAEAAGDRTVVYRFQGDLVRDLPFTVAELPILSKAYYSDHDFSASSLEPPLGSGPYRVDDVQQGRSITHRLDPDYWGRDLPVNRGRFNFGTVRFEYFRDRTAAFEAFKSGEYTFREEFTSRFWATKYEFPAVTDGRVIKLTTPDNRPSGTQGWFINTRKAKFADPRVRQALGYAFDFEWTNRLHFHGLYTRTQSYFENSDMKAEGPPSEAELALLEPFRGQVPDEVFTEAWVPPVSNGSGQDRRMLKRGRDLLADAGWVVSDGKARNAAGEVLTIEFLSDTPTFERVLQPFIKNLGLLGIDASIRQVDAAQFEERLKDFDFDIIIRRFSMRETPGVELRAFMGSETADQPGSRNLAGIANPAVDALIDRVVHATTRQELVTATRALDRVLRANHYWIPQWYKGEHNLAVWDKFGWPEVKPKYHRGVIRLWWVDPEKEARLNQ from the coding sequence GTGAGGGCGCGGCTCGCGGCCCTTGCCGCCACGATCGCCCTGGCGTTCACCGGTCCTGCGCAGGCGGAAAGCCTGGCTCCCAATGGGGGAGAGTGGCGCCACGGTATGTCGATCTTCGGCGACCTGAAATATGACGCCGGGTTCCCGCATTTCGACTACGCCGACCCCGCCGCACCGAAGGGCGGTGAGCTGCGGCTGATTCCCTCCGAGGCGTATCTCAACCAGGGTTTCCTCACTTTCGACACCCTCAACATCTTCGTGCTCAAGGGCTCGGGCGCCCATGGCATGCGGCTCACCTTCGATACGTTGATGACCCGCGCGTGGGACGAGCCGGACGCCATGTATGGCCTTGCAGCGGAAGCGGCCGCCATCGCGCCGGACCGCATGTCTGTTGCGTTCCGCCTCCGTGACGGCGCGCGGTTTCATGACGGCAGCCCGGTCATGGTGGACGATGTGGTGTTCACCTTCGATCTCCTGAAGGAGAAGGGACATCCGCTGCTCACCACGGCTATCCGTGACGTGGTATCCGCCGAGGCGGCGGGCGACCGCACCGTGGTCTACCGATTCCAGGGCGACCTCGTGCGCGACCTGCCCTTCACGGTTGCCGAGCTGCCGATCCTGTCCAAGGCCTATTATTCCGACCACGACTTTTCAGCCTCGTCGCTCGAGCCGCCGCTTGGCTCAGGCCCCTATCGCGTGGATGACGTACAGCAGGGGCGCTCGATAACCCACCGTCTGGACCCTGACTATTGGGGCCGTGACCTGCCGGTGAACCGGGGGCGCTTCAACTTCGGCACAGTGCGCTTTGAATATTTCCGGGACCGGACGGCTGCCTTCGAGGCCTTCAAGTCCGGCGAATACACCTTCCGGGAGGAATTCACCTCCCGCTTCTGGGCCACGAAGTACGAGTTCCCCGCCGTCACCGATGGCCGTGTCATCAAGCTGACGACGCCGGACAACCGCCCTTCAGGCACCCAGGGGTGGTTCATCAACACGCGGAAGGCCAAGTTCGCCGACCCCCGCGTGCGGCAGGCGCTGGGCTATGCGTTCGATTTCGAGTGGACCAACCGGCTCCATTTCCATGGTCTCTATACGCGCACGCAGAGCTATTTCGAAAACTCCGACATGAAGGCCGAGGGCCCGCCGAGCGAGGCCGAACTGGCCCTGCTCGAGCCCTTTCGCGGCCAGGTGCCTGACGAGGTCTTTACCGAGGCCTGGGTGCCGCCTGTCTCCAATGGCTCAGGTCAGGACCGGCGGATGCTGAAGCGCGGCCGGGATCTCTTGGCTGACGCTGGCTGGGTGGTCTCCGACGGCAAGGCGCGCAACGCGGCGGGTGAGGTGCTCACCATCGAGTTCCTGTCCGACACCCCCACCTTCGAGCGCGTGCTGCAGCCCTTCATCAAGAATCTTGGCCTGCTCGGCATCGATGCCAGCATCCGCCAGGTGGATGCGGCGCAATTTGAGGAGCGGCTCAAGGATTTCGATTTCGACATCATCATCCGCCGCTTCTCCATGCGCGAGACGCCCGGCGTGGAGCTGCGGGCCTTCATGGGCTCGGAGACAGCCGATCAGCCCGGCAGCCGCAACCTTGCCGGTATCGCCAATCCGGCGGTGGATGCGCTGATCGACCGGGTGGTCCACGCCACGACGCGGCAAGAGCTGGTGACGGCTACGCGCGCGCTGGACCGGGTGCTGCGCGCGAACCACTACTGGATACCCCAATGGTACAAGGGCGAGCACAATCTGGCTGTCTGGGACAAGTTCGGCTGGCCGGAGGTAAAGCCGAAGTATCACCGCGGTGTTATTCGCCTGTGGTGGGTGGACCCGGAAAAGGAAGCCCGTCTTAACCAGTAG